The following coding sequences lie in one Vibrio sp. BS-M-Sm-2 genomic window:
- a CDS encoding nuclear transport factor 2 family protein, which yields MSKYQEAKRIVREYFDAMENATHENVAEVLKAHTSEDYLWRGVYPFREQEGAQAAADVFWAPMMKSMTRMQRRQDIFIGGNNEVNPDEIWVMSMGHFMGLFDAEYLGMRPTGKIMNVRYAEFNCVVDGKITKTGLFLDLLGMMDQAGCYPLPPSTGKHFVYPGPRNHDGLLFEDADPEEGVATLALVNKMVDDLSALNDSGAMGCPPEVLAKSWSKDMIWYGPCGIGASYTIPRYQQQHQLPFRNNLKDKKFNGHVCRFAEGNFSCFFGWPNLSNTPTGGFLGMTGGEVRANMQVVDVYYRDGDKLSENWVLIDLPYWLQQQGLDVFERTSTIMNPTL from the coding sequence ATGTCTAAATATCAAGAAGCTAAACGCATTGTTCGCGAATACTTTGATGCAATGGAAAACGCAACTCACGAGAACGTTGCTGAAGTTTTAAAAGCACACACTTCTGAAGATTACTTGTGGCGCGGTGTTTACCCATTCCGTGAGCAAGAAGGCGCACAAGCTGCGGCTGACGTATTCTGGGCTCCTATGATGAAATCAATGACTCGCATGCAGCGTCGTCAAGACATCTTCATCGGCGGTAACAACGAAGTTAACCCAGATGAGATTTGGGTAATGAGCATGGGTCACTTCATGGGTCTGTTCGATGCTGAATACCTAGGCATGCGCCCTACCGGCAAAATCATGAACGTTCGCTACGCAGAATTTAACTGTGTTGTTGATGGCAAAATCACAAAGACTGGCCTGTTCCTAGATCTACTAGGCATGATGGACCAAGCGGGTTGCTACCCACTTCCACCTTCAACTGGTAAGCACTTCGTTTACCCTGGTCCACGTAACCACGATGGTCTGTTATTTGAAGATGCAGATCCAGAAGAAGGCGTTGCAACACTAGCGCTAGTAAACAAAATGGTTGATGACCTTTCTGCTCTTAACGACAGCGGCGCGATGGGTTGCCCACCAGAAGTACTAGCGAAGAGCTGGTCAAAAGACATGATTTGGTACGGTCCATGTGGTATCGGCGCGTCTTACACAATTCCTCGCTACCAACAGCAGCACCAACTGCCTTTCCGTAACAACCTGAAAGACAAGAAGTTCAACGGCCACGTTTGTCGCTTCGCTGAAGGTAACTTCTCTTGCTTCTTCGGTTGGCCAAACCTATCAAACACACCAACAGGTGGCTTCCTAGGTATGACTGGCGGTGAAGTCCGTGCAAACATGCAAGTGGTTGACGTGTACTACCGTGATGGTGACAAGCTGTCTGAAAACTGGGTTCTTATCGACCTTCCTTACTGGCTACAACAGCAAGGTCTAGACGTGTTCGAACGTACTTCAACCATCATGAACCCAACGCTTTAA
- a CDS encoding MFS transporter, whose product MTTKKHMSEVPMIQRVAAYLAILVGYFFYCYNFVIIDYVRPYIVDAYDGINLADTAQFYTWQSVGALIGALSCAWVASNFGKKSTLIVITALNGGATIINMMFTDYAMWAAMRFIIGISLGGYFTVAVSLMIGLFTPTVRGKLTAFASSMFSVALMAMGAYAAFISSIDAPWQSLMWVGGIPPLVAAALMIFILPSDKKVIAYGEEDQAAAEASNKPAKKGSWGEMLSAPYRKLTITCLLLAGLNFYGYQFFSGFVTTYLKDVRQFDGATIGIIFSISAFGSLFGAWVWGAIADKYGRKVNAFGFILAGVMASVFFVAPSDVMIGSLNMLAILGLIYNFGLSASAVWGGYFSELFPAHLRSFGAALFHGGRIIGMWAPMVLVFIQERSDLATTMWGSPIVWIVAGLLWLSLPETLKGGIFDKSKKAETAKA is encoded by the coding sequence ATGACTACTAAAAAACACATGAGCGAAGTTCCTATGATTCAAAGGGTAGCTGCTTATCTTGCAATTCTAGTGGGCTACTTTTTCTATTGTTATAACTTTGTAATTATTGACTACGTACGCCCATACATCGTTGATGCGTATGATGGTATTAACTTGGCGGATACCGCTCAGTTCTATACATGGCAGTCGGTTGGCGCACTTATTGGTGCCCTAAGCTGTGCATGGGTGGCATCAAACTTTGGTAAGAAATCGACTCTTATTGTCATCACAGCACTGAACGGCGGCGCAACCATCATCAACATGATGTTTACCGACTACGCGATGTGGGCAGCGATGCGTTTCATCATCGGTATTTCTTTGGGTGGTTACTTCACCGTAGCAGTAAGCCTGATGATCGGCCTATTCACACCAACGGTTCGCGGTAAGTTGACGGCATTCGCTTCTTCTATGTTCTCGGTTGCTCTAATGGCAATGGGCGCATACGCGGCATTCATTTCTAGCATCGATGCACCTTGGCAGAGCCTAATGTGGGTGGGTGGTATTCCTCCTCTAGTTGCTGCTGCACTGATGATCTTCATCCTGCCTAGCGACAAGAAAGTGATCGCCTACGGTGAAGAAGATCAAGCCGCGGCTGAAGCATCGAATAAACCAGCGAAGAAAGGTTCTTGGGGTGAAATGCTAAGCGCACCATACCGCAAGCTAACGATCACTTGTCTATTACTGGCCGGCCTTAACTTCTACGGCTACCAATTCTTCTCTGGCTTTGTGACAACGTACCTAAAAGATGTTCGTCAATTTGACGGTGCGACCATCGGCATCATCTTCTCTATCTCGGCATTCGGTTCTCTATTCGGTGCTTGGGTATGGGGTGCAATCGCCGATAAATACGGCCGTAAAGTGAATGCGTTTGGCTTCATCCTTGCGGGTGTTATGGCTTCAGTATTCTTTGTCGCACCAAGCGACGTGATGATCGGCAGCCTAAACATGCTGGCTATTCTAGGTCTTATCTACAACTTCGGTCTGTCAGCTTCTGCAGTATGGGGTGGTTACTTCTCAGAACTGTTCCCAGCTCACCTACGTAGCTTCGGTGCTGCACTGTTCCACGGCGGTCGTATCATCGGCATGTGGGCACCAATGGTGTTGGTATTCATTCAAGAGCGCAGCGACCTTGCGACAACAATGTGGGGCTCACCAATCGTATGGATTGTGGCTGGTCTACTGTGGCTATCACTACCAGAAACATTGAAAGGCGGCATCTTCGACAAGAGCAAAAAAGCGGAAACAGCAAAAGCTTAA
- the soxR gene encoding redox-sensitive transcriptional activator SoxR, protein MKNVVYLTIGQLSERSGVAPSALRFYETKGLIASIRTNGNQRRYQSAMLRRIALIQVAQSIGFTLEEITEELSTLPMNQTATKRDWERVAKKWQGQLDSKMAQIRSLQENLTGCIGCGCLSMQKCHLLNPEDILHDQGQGAQRIVD, encoded by the coding sequence ATGAAAAACGTCGTGTATTTAACGATTGGTCAACTTTCGGAGCGAAGCGGTGTCGCTCCTTCAGCGCTGCGCTTTTATGAAACCAAAGGGCTGATTGCTTCGATTCGCACTAATGGCAATCAACGTCGCTATCAATCCGCGATGTTACGACGAATCGCCCTGATTCAAGTCGCTCAGTCGATTGGTTTTACGCTTGAAGAGATCACAGAAGAGCTGTCTACCTTACCAATGAACCAGACCGCGACTAAGCGTGATTGGGAGCGAGTCGCGAAGAAATGGCAAGGACAACTCGACAGCAAGATGGCACAAATCCGCTCGCTACAAGAGAACCTAACCGGCTGTATCGGCTGCGGTTGTTTGAGTATGCAGAAGTGCCATTTATTGAACCCTGAAGATATCCTGCACGACCAAGGGCAGGGCGCTCAACGCATCGTTGATTAG
- a CDS encoding carbohydrate deacetylase encodes MKLILNADDFGLTESVNHGIVDCFKAGIVKSTTIMMNQPGTQHAIELYHQSLVPELGLHFTVTAGKPLSAPELIPSLVDNQGYFLDKATLFNKTDVVEEEVRLELNAQYQAAITAGLKINHIDSHHFGGVFKPLKAAFTRTVNQIGLPVRRIDNILSGQVSLSVATPDAFDMRFFDEGVSLAGLQDLLMSYQTAMPNGTVELMCHPALSASEELKSLSSYSEKRVEEHQLLTSSELKQWLNDNQIECIGFNALR; translated from the coding sequence ATGAAATTGATACTCAACGCCGATGATTTCGGCCTCACTGAAAGCGTGAACCATGGCATCGTCGATTGCTTCAAAGCGGGCATAGTGAAGTCGACCACCATCATGATGAACCAACCGGGAACACAACACGCGATTGAGCTCTATCACCAAAGTTTAGTGCCGGAACTAGGCTTGCACTTTACGGTCACCGCAGGGAAACCTCTTAGCGCACCAGAATTAATACCAAGCTTGGTGGATAACCAAGGTTACTTTTTAGATAAAGCGACGTTGTTCAACAAAACGGATGTCGTCGAAGAAGAAGTGAGACTTGAACTCAACGCACAATATCAGGCCGCCATTACGGCAGGTTTGAAGATCAACCACATCGATAGCCATCACTTCGGGGGTGTGTTTAAGCCACTCAAGGCGGCATTTACTCGAACCGTCAATCAAATTGGCTTACCAGTAAGACGTATCGACAACATTTTGAGCGGGCAAGTGTCGCTTTCGGTAGCAACACCTGACGCTTTCGACATGCGATTTTTTGACGAGGGAGTTTCGCTAGCAGGCTTACAAGACTTGCTAATGAGCTACCAAACCGCAATGCCCAACGGCACCGTCGAGTTGATGTGTCACCCCGCGCTTTCTGCGAGCGAGGAGCTAAAGTCACTGTCTAGCTACAGCGAAAAACGAGTGGAAGAGCATCAACTTCTCACCAGCTCGGAACTCAAGCAGTGGCTTAACGACAATCAAATAGAATGTATTGGATTCAACGCTCTCAGATAG
- a CDS encoding NADPH-dependent FMN reductase — translation MKVLAIGATNSTTSINQQLAAYTASLVEGAQVEVLDLNDFEMPIYSEKREQESGVHQHAQRFFDKIGESDAVVISFAEYNGSYTAAFKNVFDWASRIDMKVYQGKPVVMLATSPGPGGATSVLSSAVNSAPYFDADVKGSMSVPSFYDNFDMESGEMTNPEMIEHLKMIMNKVVR, via the coding sequence ATGAAAGTATTAGCGATTGGCGCGACCAACAGTACAACATCAATAAACCAACAACTTGCCGCATACACCGCAAGCTTAGTTGAGGGGGCTCAAGTCGAAGTACTTGATCTCAATGATTTCGAGATGCCAATTTACAGCGAGAAAAGGGAGCAAGAATCAGGTGTTCATCAACACGCTCAACGCTTCTTTGACAAGATCGGAGAATCAGATGCGGTTGTGATCTCCTTTGCTGAATACAACGGCTCATACACAGCCGCCTTTAAAAACGTATTTGATTGGGCATCGCGTATTGATATGAAGGTGTATCAAGGCAAACCTGTGGTCATGCTCGCGACATCTCCAGGGCCTGGGGGCGCGACCTCGGTGTTGTCTTCTGCGGTCAATTCAGCACCGTACTTTGATGCTGATGTGAAAGGCTCGATGTCAGTACCAAGCTTCTACGATAATTTCGATATGGAATCGGGAGAGATGACTAACCCAGAAATGATTGAACACCTCAAGATGATCATGAACAAAGTCGTTCGATAG
- a CDS encoding LacI family DNA-binding transcriptional regulator, which produces MNSPKHSTASKPTVTSKDVAKLAGVSQSTVSRVFVPGSSVSEKTKQKVFDAAKSLNYRPNAFARSLTTNESKLIGLVFPDADYPIHMKTLQLISTELQKQGYSAVLIPWQVDGNDNHSIPNIFQYRVDGVIAASATFNKSLYEECEEFDIPIVQYARVVEGTKSSHVVSDNYAAGQVAAQHFHSVGTKSAVYLTGNVPTYTNGERESGFCSEFEDLTGKQARVIEADYDYLDALDTIRTLFSEPTHPQAIFCATDNLAMAVMDVARLEFNLRIPEDLQVIGFDDIPQTQWLNYQLTTFKQDFRRLARESVKIVVSQIQEQDTSLIKLMVPVKFIERNTTLKMK; this is translated from the coding sequence ATGAACTCTCCAAAACACTCCACGGCGTCAAAGCCAACCGTTACTTCAAAAGATGTCGCTAAGCTCGCTGGCGTTTCTCAATCAACGGTATCTCGCGTATTTGTACCGGGCAGTTCGGTGTCTGAAAAGACCAAGCAGAAAGTGTTCGATGCAGCAAAATCGTTGAATTATCGTCCCAATGCCTTTGCCCGCAGTCTGACGACAAATGAATCCAAATTGATTGGCCTAGTTTTTCCTGACGCTGACTACCCTATCCACATGAAAACCCTACAGCTTATCTCCACTGAGCTACAAAAACAGGGTTACTCTGCGGTATTGATTCCTTGGCAAGTTGATGGAAACGATAACCACTCTATTCCTAATATCTTCCAATACCGAGTTGATGGCGTGATTGCCGCTTCTGCGACCTTTAATAAGTCGCTTTATGAAGAGTGTGAAGAGTTCGATATCCCGATCGTTCAATATGCACGAGTGGTTGAAGGGACTAAGAGTAGCCATGTAGTGAGTGACAACTACGCCGCAGGCCAAGTTGCCGCTCAACACTTTCATAGCGTGGGAACGAAATCAGCAGTTTACCTGACAGGTAACGTACCAACCTACACCAACGGCGAGCGTGAATCGGGCTTTTGTTCAGAATTCGAAGACCTCACTGGCAAGCAAGCTCGTGTTATTGAAGCTGACTACGACTACCTTGATGCACTCGATACCATTCGAACCCTATTCTCAGAACCCACACATCCTCAAGCGATTTTCTGCGCGACAGATAACCTAGCGATGGCGGTAATGGATGTGGCGCGCTTAGAGTTCAACCTGCGTATTCCAGAAGATCTTCAAGTGATTGGTTTTGATGATATTCCGCAAACTCAGTGGTTGAACTACCAACTCACTACCTTCAAGCAAGATTTCAGACGCCTTGCCCGCGAGTCAGTAAAAATTGTTGTTAGCCAGATTCAAGAGCAAGACACGAGCTTAATTAAGCTGATGGTGCCAGTGAAATTTATTGAACGAAACACCACGTTGAAAATGAAATAG
- a CDS encoding VOC family protein, with protein MFSHVFLGTEDIERAKAFYDPIMKVLGYSEGSVDPKGRCVYVSQTGVLGLTKPIDGQPATHGNGMTVGFLASSPEAVDEWHRVGVENGGTSIENGPGARGSDERRLYMAYLRDPDGNKICATHFMP; from the coding sequence ATGTTCAGCCATGTTTTTCTCGGTACCGAAGATATTGAACGCGCGAAGGCTTTTTATGACCCAATCATGAAAGTGCTTGGTTATAGCGAAGGCTCGGTTGACCCTAAAGGGCGCTGTGTTTACGTTAGCCAAACGGGCGTATTAGGTTTAACCAAACCGATTGATGGTCAGCCAGCGACGCACGGCAATGGCATGACGGTGGGTTTTCTAGCGTCTTCTCCTGAAGCTGTGGATGAGTGGCACCGTGTCGGCGTCGAAAATGGTGGCACAAGCATTGAAAACGGCCCCGGAGCGAGAGGTTCTGACGAGCGTCGCTTGTACATGGCTTATTTGCGAGATCCTGATGGGAACAAGATCTGTGCAACTCACTTTATGCCATAG
- a CDS encoding globin: MTSNELFYESFERCRIDQEFLETFLADFCKHNPRFSERFESIGLEQQTKMLKASIILIYNSAGLPSVRNSVRKLGKRHKDLGLDISEQELNEWFNSLLNTVKKYDPHYDESVELAWTETLEAGLTIMKKECVV; this comes from the coding sequence ATGACATCGAACGAACTGTTTTATGAAAGCTTTGAGCGCTGCCGGATTGACCAAGAATTTCTTGAAACGTTTTTGGCGGATTTCTGCAAACATAACCCTAGATTTTCGGAGAGATTCGAAAGTATAGGCTTAGAACAACAAACCAAGATGCTCAAGGCCTCGATCATCCTTATCTACAACTCTGCTGGTCTGCCGAGCGTACGAAACTCGGTGAGAAAGCTTGGAAAGCGGCATAAAGATTTAGGGTTGGATATTTCTGAGCAAGAGCTCAACGAGTGGTTCAACTCGTTACTCAATACGGTTAAAAAATACGATCCTCACTATGATGAAAGCGTCGAACTAGCTTGGACAGAAACTCTCGAAGCAGGCTTAACTATCATGAAGAAAGAGTGCGTAGTCTGA
- a CDS encoding porin — MNKSILSAVILTALTSGSAFAAHTFTNDAGDSLTLDGRFDVRYQDKGGDHNGEWNSGSSRFGLKGQMGLDNDWTGFGHAEWGYNSGANGNNIYDRLLYAGVEHEKYGKIAAGTKQWSTFYDVAWFTDMGRVFGSRGSGYYNLSDWGIASGTGRAENSITYRNNINDNWKYGFTYQTTREDVGLADGLTATLKNGMGASTLYTIMDGLTIGLAYHQNEFDDVDAGVQNIKDGDTQRIGLLGVNYTNDGLFVGFTYSQGSNWETTSQAEFYDHRGAEFFTYYHFENGLRPTFNVNYLTDTDDNANGYERQLIIPGLEYHFKKNKFLVWTEYQFDNGNDKSVGNHYENSDDQFAAGIRYYF; from the coding sequence ATGAATAAGTCGATTCTTTCAGCAGTGATCCTGACAGCACTTACCTCGGGTTCTGCTTTTGCTGCACACACTTTTACCAATGACGCGGGCGATAGCCTAACACTAGATGGTCGTTTCGACGTTCGTTACCAAGATAAAGGTGGCGATCACAACGGCGAATGGAACAGCGGTAGTTCGCGTTTCGGCCTTAAGGGTCAAATGGGACTAGACAACGACTGGACTGGCTTTGGCCATGCCGAATGGGGTTATAACTCAGGCGCTAACGGCAATAACATTTACGACCGACTTCTATACGCAGGCGTTGAGCACGAGAAATACGGTAAGATTGCTGCCGGCACAAAACAATGGTCTACCTTCTACGACGTGGCTTGGTTTACCGATATGGGCCGGGTATTTGGTTCACGTGGTTCTGGTTACTACAACCTATCTGACTGGGGTATTGCTTCTGGTACAGGCCGTGCTGAAAACTCAATTACTTACCGCAACAACATCAATGACAACTGGAAATACGGCTTCACTTACCAAACCACTCGCGAAGATGTTGGCCTAGCAGACGGCTTAACAGCAACCCTGAAAAACGGTATGGGCGCATCAACGCTGTACACTATTATGGATGGCCTAACCATTGGTTTAGCTTACCACCAGAATGAGTTTGATGATGTCGATGCGGGCGTTCAAAACATCAAAGATGGCGATACACAACGCATTGGTCTATTAGGCGTTAACTATACCAATGATGGTCTATTCGTTGGTTTCACCTACAGCCAAGGTTCAAACTGGGAAACCACCAGCCAAGCTGAATTCTACGACCACCGTGGTGCTGAATTCTTCACCTACTACCACTTTGAAAATGGTCTACGTCCAACCTTTAACGTTAACTACTTAACGGACACAGACGACAACGCAAATGGCTACGAGCGTCAGCTAATTATCCCTGGCCTTGAGTACCACTTTAAGAAGAACAAGTTCTTAGTGTGGACGGAATACCAGTTTGATAATGGCAACGACAAGTCTGTTGGTAACCATTACGAGAATAGCGATGATCAATTCGCGGCTGGTATTCGTTACTACTTCTAA
- a CDS encoding enoyl-CoA hydratase/isomerase family protein — MTLLSVTNSNGIATVSINNPPVNVLTFDLINEINAFVLSLKDDRDTKVVVFKSLNESFFLAHLDLKVINGTQGGQAGSIEFNHMIENIKAMKQVSVAAVDGVARGGGNEFVMACDLAYGTENSAFAQPEIHVNIPTGGQGAVQFARRMGKNKALQALLLGNDFTAQQAESRNIITQFVPKAELDSFLAATLGVISQLEIRDIVMYKEIIATSIKDEQAGAELELRYFLERAKEQKTAAIIGAFLKHGGQTEREAKDMPGIFADTAAELSN, encoded by the coding sequence ATGACATTACTATCTGTGACTAACTCAAATGGCATTGCAACGGTATCAATCAACAACCCACCAGTGAACGTGCTGACTTTCGATTTGATCAATGAGATCAACGCATTTGTTCTTTCATTAAAAGATGATCGTGATACCAAAGTGGTTGTATTTAAATCATTGAACGAGAGCTTCTTTTTGGCTCACTTAGATCTCAAAGTGATCAACGGAACTCAAGGTGGACAAGCAGGTTCAATTGAATTCAACCACATGATCGAGAACATTAAAGCGATGAAACAAGTGTCTGTTGCTGCGGTTGATGGTGTCGCTCGCGGGGGCGGTAATGAATTTGTGATGGCGTGTGACCTTGCTTACGGCACTGAAAACTCAGCGTTCGCACAACCAGAAATTCATGTAAACATCCCGACCGGTGGCCAAGGCGCAGTGCAATTTGCAAGACGCATGGGCAAAAACAAAGCGCTACAAGCATTGCTACTAGGCAACGATTTTACAGCTCAACAAGCAGAGAGCCGTAACATCATTACGCAGTTTGTACCAAAAGCGGAACTAGACAGTTTCTTAGCGGCTACACTAGGCGTGATCAGCCAATTAGAAATACGTGACATCGTGATGTACAAAGAGATCATCGCCACCTCAATCAAAGATGAGCAAGCGGGCGCAGAGCTAGAACTAAGATACTTCCTAGAGCGTGCAAAAGAGCAAAAAACCGCGGCTATCATCGGTGCATTTCTAAAACATGGCGGCCAAACTGAGCGTGAAGCTAAAGATATGCCAGGTATCTTCGCCGATACTGCTGCTGAGTTATCAAACTAG
- a CDS encoding FMN-binding glutamate synthase family protein translates to MSFGSLSEEAKISLATGAELAGTGICSGEGGMLPEEQAANSRYFYELASAQFGYDEAKLKNVQAFHFKGGQGAKTGTGGHLPGAKNIGKIAEVRGIEAGTAAISPPTFVNLKTVEDFKNFADRVREVTGGIPIGFKLSANHIEEDIQFALDASADYIILDGRGGGTGAAPEMFRDHISVPTIPALARARAYLDKQGVSDRVTLIITGGLRVPMDFVKAMALGADGVAISNSAMQSIGCVAARMCNTNNCPAGIATQKADLRQRLNVEKASNQLKNFFEASTELMQVMARACGHDHLNQFNPHDLATWNREMAELSGVAYSGVSPLNQSE, encoded by the coding sequence ATGAGTTTTGGGTCTTTGTCTGAAGAAGCGAAAATATCTTTAGCGACAGGCGCAGAGCTTGCAGGAACTGGGATTTGCTCCGGAGAGGGCGGAATGTTGCCTGAAGAGCAAGCGGCGAACTCACGTTACTTTTATGAATTAGCCAGCGCGCAATTTGGTTACGATGAAGCTAAGCTCAAAAATGTCCAAGCCTTCCATTTTAAAGGTGGGCAGGGTGCTAAAACCGGAACCGGCGGCCACCTACCGGGTGCGAAGAACATCGGCAAGATAGCTGAGGTTCGTGGTATTGAAGCAGGTACCGCCGCGATTTCCCCACCCACCTTTGTTAATCTAAAAACTGTCGAGGATTTCAAAAATTTTGCCGACCGAGTTCGAGAAGTGACGGGCGGTATCCCAATAGGCTTCAAGCTAAGTGCTAACCATATCGAAGAAGACATTCAGTTCGCATTAGATGCCAGTGCCGATTACATCATTCTAGACGGTCGAGGCGGCGGTACTGGGGCTGCGCCAGAAATGTTCCGAGACCATATCAGTGTGCCAACGATTCCAGCTTTGGCTCGCGCTAGAGCTTACCTTGATAAACAAGGCGTCAGTGACCGAGTTACATTGATCATCACGGGTGGTTTACGCGTTCCGATGGACTTTGTGAAAGCGATGGCGCTTGGTGCTGATGGCGTCGCTATCTCAAACAGCGCTATGCAGTCGATAGGGTGTGTGGCGGCGAGAATGTGTAACACTAATAATTGCCCGGCGGGTATTGCGACTCAAAAGGCCGACTTACGTCAGCGTTTAAATGTCGAGAAAGCATCGAATCAGCTTAAAAATTTCTTCGAGGCGTCGACAGAATTAATGCAAGTGATGGCGAGAGCGTGTGGGCATGATCATCTGAATCAGTTTAACCCTCACGATCTGGCAACATGGAATCGCGAAATGGCGGAGCTATCGGGTGTTGCCTATTCGGGTGTCAGTCCATTAAATCAATCTGAGTAA
- a CDS encoding arylamine N-acetyltransferase — protein MEQRNINEYFSRIGLPETTGATIENLKAIHQHQHRSIPFENFDVINGQPILLSQEALHEKLVVNQRGGYCQELNGLLLNVLSHLGFEARSLLGRVHLAGEPTGRSHRVTLVTIDGKQWLVDAGFGTFTPRAPLLLEANLEQNSGLQNTDLQTFRFIEDELYGLLLQIKQGEEWMNVYSLDMTYVCANDLESSNFFTSTSPKSIFTSNCIAALPIEDGIVTLLNQKIKVTKNGSTEEWLLEDEASYFAALQTYFGLTPNVPFSTLKKCF, from the coding sequence ATGGAACAGAGAAATATTAACGAATACTTTTCGAGAATCGGTTTGCCAGAAACAACGGGTGCAACCATCGAAAACCTAAAAGCCATTCATCAACATCAACACCGAAGTATCCCTTTTGAAAACTTTGATGTGATTAATGGTCAACCTATTCTGCTTTCTCAAGAGGCGCTTCATGAAAAGCTGGTGGTTAATCAACGAGGTGGTTACTGCCAAGAGTTGAATGGACTGTTGCTGAATGTGTTAAGCCACTTGGGCTTTGAAGCCAGAAGCTTACTTGGTCGTGTTCATTTAGCGGGCGAGCCGACAGGGCGTAGCCACCGAGTGACCTTAGTGACCATTGATGGCAAACAATGGCTGGTGGATGCAGGCTTTGGCACTTTTACCCCTCGTGCTCCATTATTGCTAGAAGCCAACCTTGAGCAGAACTCTGGTTTACAAAATACCGACTTACAAACCTTCCGCTTCATCGAAGACGAACTGTATGGCTTGCTACTGCAGATAAAGCAGGGTGAAGAGTGGATGAATGTATACAGCCTAGACATGACGTATGTGTGCGCCAACGATTTAGAGTCGAGTAACTTCTTCACATCAACCAGCCCGAAATCGATTTTTACGTCGAACTGTATTGCGGCACTGCCAATTGAAGATGGGATCGTCACGCTACTTAATCAAAAGATCAAAGTGACGAAAAACGGCTCAACAGAAGAGTGGTTGCTCGAAGATGAAGCGTCTTACTTTGCTGCCCTACAAACCTACTTTGGGCTGACGCCTAATGTACCTTTTTCAACTTTAAAGAAATGTTTTTAA
- a CDS encoding LysR family transcriptional regulator: MDISSRLLLLLEVVELGSFVKVAEQRNVDRSVISKQISRLEEELDVRLLNRTTRSLSLTAAGNEMVNQAHQLRALLNDTRRLAQNYHAEPRGLLRITSSTMFGRQYVQQAISVFQKQYPDVDFELRLEDRVVDMVKEGFDIGFRIGKPKNSSLISRKVARSRLLIVASPEFIAQHGEINTIEKLESLPATIYAAPGLLIDQFSYVDQQGKAQHFQLNATYKVNDVEMIPKSVVAGSTLAVVTAQMLTDEITSGQLVPIMTHLQLDDFGTFYAVYPHRDAPIKTKLFLDTLKSIVGEDMPIWEQNIPGFESMYGNTLAKI; the protein is encoded by the coding sequence ATGGATATCTCTAGTCGTTTATTATTGTTACTTGAAGTGGTTGAGCTGGGTTCGTTTGTCAAAGTTGCTGAGCAAAGAAATGTCGACCGTTCTGTTATCTCAAAGCAGATCAGTCGTCTTGAAGAAGAACTCGATGTTCGCTTGTTGAATCGCACAACACGTTCTCTATCTTTGACGGCGGCTGGCAATGAAATGGTCAATCAAGCGCATCAGCTTCGTGCACTGTTGAACGATACTCGACGCTTGGCGCAAAACTATCATGCAGAGCCTCGAGGATTATTAAGAATCACCAGCTCTACCATGTTTGGTCGGCAATATGTTCAGCAGGCGATATCGGTTTTTCAGAAGCAATATCCGGACGTAGACTTCGAATTACGACTCGAAGATCGAGTTGTTGATATGGTCAAAGAAGGGTTTGATATTGGCTTTCGAATTGGCAAGCCAAAGAATTCAAGCTTGATCAGTCGTAAGGTTGCTCGAAGCAGACTCTTGATCGTGGCTTCGCCTGAGTTCATTGCTCAGCATGGAGAGATCAATACGATTGAGAAGTTAGAATCATTACCTGCAACGATCTATGCCGCGCCAGGTTTACTGATTGATCAGTTCTCGTATGTCGACCAACAGGGTAAGGCACAGCACTTTCAACTAAATGCGACCTACAAAGTGAATGATGTTGAGATGATTCCTAAAAGCGTGGTGGCAGGAAGTACACTTGCTGTGGTGACCGCGCAAATGTTGACCGATGAAATCACCAGTGGGCAGTTAGTCCCGATCATGACTCACCTTCAACTGGATGATTTTGGTACTTTCTACGCGGTGTATCCACATCGAGATGCCCCAATTAAAACCAAGCTGTTCCTCGACACATTGAAGTCGATAGTGGGAGAAGATATGCCTATTTGGGAACAGAACATTCCAGGGTTTGAGTCCATGTACGGCAATACCTTAGCCAAAATCTAA